From one Thalassospira lucentensis genomic stretch:
- a CDS encoding ABC transporter permease has translation MIRFEPRTNPSAIMVYGVPVMAAIIAILLAAIPLALAGAPIIKAYGLMISGAFGSMFSISEMLTRATPLILTGLAAAIAFRAKLWNIGAEGQLYMGAMAAVAIGSGVIDGPSYIMIPVVLIAGAAAGAVMLIGPTLLKTRLGVDEVVTTLLLNFIVILFVQMMLEGALKDPMSMGWPQSEPVIDSAVLPPLIERMRVHLGWVIALICAVALAIFVKRTVWGFEIRAVGENAAAAKFSGISVTKTMVLVAMLSGGLAGLAGVSEVAGTRGYLATDLSPGYGYAGIVVAMLARLSPIGVIISALFVASVFVGADSMSRAIGVSSYLADLIVAMALLCVLIGGFLTRFKVHFERQKSAG, from the coding sequence GTGATCCGGTTTGAACCCCGCACCAATCCATCCGCAATCATGGTTTATGGCGTCCCCGTCATGGCGGCAATTATCGCCATTCTTCTGGCGGCGATCCCCCTTGCACTGGCTGGGGCACCAATCATCAAGGCGTATGGCCTGATGATTAGCGGCGCGTTCGGATCGATGTTTTCAATTTCGGAAATGCTGACACGCGCGACCCCACTGATCCTGACCGGGTTGGCAGCCGCCATCGCATTTCGGGCCAAGCTTTGGAATATCGGGGCCGAGGGGCAGCTTTACATGGGGGCCATGGCCGCCGTTGCCATCGGATCAGGCGTCATTGACGGGCCAAGCTATATCATGATCCCGGTGGTGCTGATTGCCGGGGCTGCTGCTGGGGCGGTGATGCTGATCGGGCCGACACTTTTGAAAACACGGCTGGGCGTGGACGAGGTCGTCACCACCCTGCTTTTGAATTTCATCGTCATTCTGTTTGTCCAGATGATGCTTGAAGGTGCGCTGAAAGACCCGATGTCGATGGGCTGGCCCCAGTCCGAACCGGTAATCGATAGCGCTGTTTTGCCGCCGCTGATCGAACGGATGCGGGTGCATCTGGGATGGGTGATCGCGCTGATCTGTGCCGTGGCTTTGGCGATTTTCGTCAAACGCACCGTCTGGGGATTTGAAATCCGTGCAGTCGGTGAAAATGCTGCGGCGGCGAAGTTTTCCGGCATTTCGGTGACCAAGACCATGGTGCTGGTCGCGATGCTGTCTGGTGGTTTGGCCGGACTTGCCGGTGTATCGGAAGTGGCGGGAACCCGTGGCTACCTCGCGACCGATCTGTCGCCGGGTTATGGCTATGCCGGGATCGTCGTTGCCATGCTGGCCCGGCTGTCACCGATTGGCGTGATCATTTCTGCTTTGTTTGTGGCGTCGGTTTTTGTCGGTGCAGATTCCATGAGCCGCGCGATTGGCGTTTCAAGCTATCTGGCCGATCTGATTGTTGCGATGGCGTTGCTGTGCGTTTTGATCGGCGGGTTTCTGACCCGGTTCAAGGTCCATTTCGAACGCCAGAAATCGGCGGGTTAA
- a CDS encoding ABC transporter permease translates to MEIIDILLTANFWAAALRIATPLIFGVLGALICERAGVLNLGIEGIFTAGAMAGWMAVWLGAGLWGGVLVAALAGGFFGLIHAILTVPLGLSQHVSGIGVTLLATSLSYFTYRTALPDVSSPPRIIPFQPLDIPILSDLPFIGPALFSQTALTMLALVMVFVTGWVLYRTPLGLAIRAVGDNPSSVEAQGLSVYALRIGAVVAGSSLMAMGGAFLTMSAFDAFFFGMINGRGWVCIALTVFASWRPGKALLGALLFGAFDAFQVRLQTEVGAFLPSQVFLMMPYLLSIAALIIVARKADYPKALLVPWFKGQR, encoded by the coding sequence ATGGAAATCATCGATATCCTTTTGACCGCAAATTTCTGGGCCGCAGCCCTTCGTATTGCAACACCGCTGATTTTCGGGGTGCTGGGCGCGCTGATTTGTGAACGCGCCGGAGTTCTTAACCTTGGCATCGAAGGCATTTTCACCGCCGGGGCGATGGCAGGATGGATGGCTGTCTGGCTGGGTGCCGGATTATGGGGTGGCGTTCTGGTCGCCGCCCTGGCCGGGGGCTTTTTCGGCCTGATCCACGCGATCCTGACCGTGCCGCTTGGCCTGTCGCAACATGTTTCGGGGATCGGGGTCACGTTGCTGGCGACCAGTCTGTCGTATTTCACCTATCGCACGGCATTACCCGATGTGTCGTCCCCGCCGCGGATTATCCCGTTCCAGCCGCTTGATATTCCAATCCTGTCGGATTTGCCGTTTATCGGCCCGGCACTCTTTTCTCAAACAGCCCTTACGATGCTGGCGCTTGTCATGGTGTTTGTCACCGGCTGGGTTTTGTATCGCACCCCGCTTGGCCTTGCGATCCGGGCGGTTGGCGATAATCCGTCCTCGGTCGAGGCGCAAGGGTTATCGGTTTATGCACTACGCATCGGGGCCGTGGTTGCCGGATCAAGCCTGATGGCTATGGGCGGTGCGTTTCTGACCATGTCGGCGTTTGATGCATTTTTCTTTGGCATGATCAATGGCCGTGGCTGGGTTTGTATTGCCCTGACGGTGTTTGCAAGCTGGCGACCGGGCAAGGCGTTGCTGGGGGCGTTACTGTTTGGCGCGTTTGATGCATTTCAGGTCCGCCTGCAAACCGAGGTCGGTGCGTTCCTGCCATCGCAGGTTTTCCTGATGATGCCTTATCTGTTATCGATTGCCGCCCTGATCATTGTCGCGCGCAAGGCCGACTATCCCAAGGCATTGCTGGTGCCATGGTTTAAGGGACAGCGTTGA